The Persephonella sp. genome segment AATTGTATCTGATTTTAAAAAATTAAATAGATTTATTGAAGAAATCATAGAAGTTATTCCTCTTAATCAGATAGAGAATCATCTAAAAGAAGTAGATATTATCGTAAATACAACCTCAATTGGTCTAAAAGATGAAGACCCACCATTATTTGATTACTCCAAAATAGAAAAAAGACATATTATTGTAGATATTATTTACAAAAAAACAAAACTGCTTCAGGCAGCAGAAGAGAAAGGTTGCCTTTATCAAGATGGACTTCCTATGCTTCTTTATCAGGGGGCAAAGGCATTTGAGATATGGACAGGCCAAAGAGCCCCAATCGAAGTAATGAGGGAAATTTTATCCAAATAAACCTAAGACAGTGTATTGTCTTAGTCTTTATCAGGAAATTTTTCTTCCAGTAGCTTTAAAACTCCAGAAATAATATCTATAGGCTCAGGAGGACAGCCTTTTATCCATACATCAACAGGAAGTTTATCCTGAATACCGTCCATTGTGGCATAACTTCCTTTAAAAACTCCGCCATCTAAAACACAATCTCCAACTGCTATAACAAATTTAGGCTCTGGCACATTTTCATAAGCTCTTAAGACTGCTTTATACATATTTCTTGTCATACAACCTGTTATCATAATTGCATCTGCATGCTTAGGAGAGGCAACAAATTTTATCCCAAATCTTTCCACATCATAATAGGGATTTGATAAGGCGGAAATTTCATACTCACAGGCATTACAGGAACCGCTGTCAACCTCTCTTATCGCAAAACTCCTTTGAAAATATTTATCAATCTTTTCCTTTAGCTTTTTACCTAAAATCTCAACATTTTCATCTCTTACCTGTATATCCTCCGACTTTATTCCTTCTTTAAGCCTTATTTTTAGTATATTAAACATCTCTCCTCCTGATTTTTTACATTGTAAATATATAGTTTTGCTTCTATTTTATTATTATAATTTAAAAAATTGTTAACTGAAAATGGTAAGCGTGATGAAAACATTAAATTTGAAAATTAGCGATAAACTTTATCGGGAAATTGAAATTTTAAGTAAAGAAAAAGGAAAAAATCCTGACGAAGTAGCAGTAGAGTTATTATCACAGGCTATAGAAGAAGATATTTTTTTGAAAAAAGCTAAAAAGATTATAGAAGAAGAAAAAAATTTACTAAAGAAACTTGCTTAAATGTTTTCTCCTAAACTGATAGAAGAAATTCATAAGGAAATAATCCGTTCTACAGGTGGAAGCTTTGGTATTAGGGATGAAAATCTTCTTGAAAGTTCTTTAAAAGTTCCTTTTCAAACCTTTGGTAAAGAAGATTTATATAAAACTCCTATAGAGAAAGCTGCAAAATTACTGGAAACCATTATAAAAAACTATCCCTTTGTTGATGGAAACAAAAGAGTTGCCTATGTCCTCTTTAGATTATTTTTAGAAGAAAATGGATATGTTTTAACTGCCACAGAAGAAGAAAAATATAACCTGATTATGAGTATAGCCTCACATAAAATTTCTTACAAACAGATCATTGAATGGACAAGAAAGCATTCCAGTAAAGTTCAATCTTAAAATTTTTAGCTTTAAATCTTTTGTTAAACTCACAAAAAGGAGTTACCAAAATATCTGCTATAGTTAAAAATATATATGCTAAAAGTTTTTCTTAAAGGTCGTTTCCTGCGTAAGATAAATTAAGGCTTTTGTTAACCAATGGGAAGTCTGCAATAATATTTCCTAAAACTGCAAACTGGATTGTTTGCCAGTTGTGGAAAGAAGGGTCTCTTACTTTCCATCTAAAGATTTTCCCTTCTTCATCTGTCTGAACATAATGGATAATATCTCCTCTTTGTCCCTCTGCATATCCAAGAGTCCAGCTATTTTTCTTAATTTCTCCTAAATCTGTTTTAATCTCTCCATCCGGTAAGTTTGCCAAACACTGACGGACTATTGAAATACTGTTTTCTAAATCAGATAGTCTTACTCTAAGCCTTGCATAAACATCTCCTTCTTTAAGGACAATACTATCAAACTTTAACCTGTCATATACAAGATAAGGATGTTCTTTTCTAATATCTGAGGACAATCCTGAAGCTCTTGCAGTGTATCCAACAGCGGATAAATCCTTAACAGTTTCATATTTTATCCTTCCTGTTGTTTCAAGTCTTTCAAGGATACTTGCATTATTGTGGAGTATATTT includes the following:
- a CDS encoding NADH-quinone oxidoreductase subunit B family protein yields the protein MFNILKIRLKEGIKSEDIQVRDENVEILGKKLKEKIDKYFQRSFAIREVDSGSCNACEYEISALSNPYYDVERFGIKFVASPKHADAIMITGCMTRNMYKAVLRAYENVPEPKFVIAVGDCVLDGGVFKGSYATMDGIQDKLPVDVWIKGCPPEPIDIISGVLKLLEEKFPDKD
- a CDS encoding type II toxin-antitoxin system death-on-curing family toxin, translated to MFSPKLIEEIHKEIIRSTGGSFGIRDENLLESSLKVPFQTFGKEDLYKTPIEKAAKLLETIIKNYPFVDGNKRVAYVLFRLFLEENGYVLTATEEEKYNLIMSIASHKISYKQIIEWTRKHSSKVQS